caatCCTCAGTGATGGGGAGttgcatgtttgtgtcaaaTCAGGGTAAATTTGAATGACGTCTACTTTCAATTTAAATACACCCTGTATGACCTCCTTGTGAACTTAGAGTAAACTTTCATAAATATTCTGTGGTCAAACACTTATCTAGAATTTTATTAAAATTGTTACATCAGTATATAGAGGAGTCTGAACCTTTCCATCAAAGCTACATAAATATTGATGTCACATTTTCTGACGATGGGTAATGGAAGAAGATAAAACAATGCTTTCAGGAAGCTGGCACACGGTACTTACTGGACGGACTTCCTGGCTGGAGTTGGTGAACTGACGGGCCAAACCAAAGTCAAGCATGTAGCAACATCTGCAGGTACTGGCTAGTCTTCCCATGGCAAAGTTAGACTGGGCAGCGATAAACACAAGCAAGTCAGCGAATGCACAACGGCATCTCATTTCCAAACCAACCCAATGTTTCAGGTCTACTCACTGGTTTAATGTCCCGGTGCAGGAAGCCGACAGAATGGATGCTCTCGATGGCCTCTAGAATCTGCTTGCCGAGTCTCAGGGTGGTGGAGACAGAAAAGGTGCCGCGGCTCATGGTTCTGCGTAGATCTGCCAGGTTCCTCCCCTTTACACAGGAAGTCAAGTGTTGCATGATGGGTAATACGGTATCAGACGCAAATAAAATACTCAACCAGCATTTCCACGATGAAAAACATACCTGAAGTTCCATCACCACATAGTTGAAGCGATCATTTCTGCCACAGCCAACGAAGCGACACACGTGGTCTTTGCCTGTCAAAGAAAAGTATATATACATGTCAATATAAAATAAGTAGATAAGTTGATCACTACTACTGCTGGCCTTGTGCTAATACTACTCCccataaatacacatttgcTGCACCTACAATTGTGACCGTTACAAACTACAAATATTACTTATAgaatatagatatatttatacaaatgtaaTATCCTGGTTGTAATTAATATAATTGACTGAAATAAATTGACATTATGAGAAATAATAAAACCGCTGATTGGACATTTCAGCATTGGTAGACGACTACTACTTAGAACAAACGCAGAGTATTTAAATCAGAGTTTCTGCAGTGtaccaaaaatgtaatttaagacttttaataCAAACTTAACACCTATAACACAGCAATTTACATGGTCCTTTAGTTCAAAGGATGATGGAAAACCAGTGCAGACAATAAAACCCGCCATAACTCATTGAGAACATTAATTTATTTGCATTAATGTCACGGTTTTAAAGGTAATTCACAGCTGCATATAACAATAATTTAGGAAAAAGGATATTGAACAGATAAGTGGTGGTAAATTCAGGtattaaatgaatacaaatatttgaacTATGTTTTTCCTAAAATTGACACAGAATGAGTTGACGAGCTTCCTCTAGCTACTGCAGCTCGCACTAATGGTCCGATTGTGCTGACGGAAACCGTACAAAGGGGACAGAAgagcctcctgcagcagaaTCCGCTGACACAGCAATCCTGCTTTTAGTTTACACTTGTATAACGtctgctgacagacacagtcacagctTGTAATCGAACACTACTCATGGAGGGCAGGAACAAATATGAATGCCTCctctcaaatgtttttttggaggATTTGAACTAAAACAAGTGAGTCAGGACGTGGAAGTCATCACTCACCCTGCAGCTTCTTCAGCACGGCCACCTCCATCTTCAGCACCTGTTTGGGCTGCTGAGCCGACTCCACCTTCAAGGCGACCGTGGCCTGGCTCAGCTGATCCAGCACCTCGTAGATCTCCCCGAACCCCCCTCCACCTATCTTCCTCGTCTGGTGGGGAGAAGAGATCGTCCATATTTGTTGCTTTGGCCCCAAAAGGCTCAGATTTAGAGGAAACTGTGATTTACCTACGAGTGTTTTTGAAAAAGGCCACTCACCACTTTCCATCTGTCTCTGACCACGTCTGCCACTGACAGGATGTCAGCGTGCTCTGCAGCCCCACTCATCCTGAGAGCTCTCACCCGCAGCCTGCTCCTGGCATCAGTGGATCAAGCCCCTCGCTGAAATCAAGGGGAGGCAGATTTGCATTAACACGTTTTCCATTTCTGTTGCACTGCAGCTCATTAAAACAGGAGGAATTCATTGAtggggaggatggggggggggtagcatTTAAAGGTTAGCCACACCTCAGAGAAGAAGCTAAGCAATGCTAGCTGGTGGTCAAGtaaacacagcagctgatggaaTGAGGAACCATTGATTGTCAGATATTACAcagaagcgtgtgtgtgtgtgtgtggagcattTAAAGGTTAGCCACACCTCCGAGGAGATGCTAACCGATGCTAGCCGGTGGTCAGGACACAACACAGCAGCTAGCTaggctttgtgttgtgttttgccTGCGGAGCCATGGCAGCAGCGGGACCAGCGCGGCGATCATCTCACGGGTCATAACTGGATAATAACCGGCTGCTTGAGAGGATTAGTCGCCGCGAGGCTAATCTCATCTGTGTGGCCGCGCTCGGCTCCGGAGGTGGTCCTGTACAGAAGCTAACTAGCATGTTTACGAGGCATCCCCCTCTCCGCCCTCCACCCTCCTCACCTCGCTTCGGTGTGGTCGCAGTCAGCGGGTGCGATCCAGACTGCGCCCATGCTCGCCGGGGCAGCTCGGTCACTGGAGGCGGGTGAGGTGACGGACCATCGCTGAAGGTTAGCTGCAGATTAGCCCCCGTTAGCCCCCGCTGAAGGATGCGGAGCGAtgccccagtgtgtgtgcgtgtgtgtgtgtgtgtatgtatgtgtgtgtgcgctgacTGCTGGCGGTGACGTCACAGCTGGGGGAAAGTCCCGCAAAGTCCAGCAGCGGGCGGTAACGTCACAGCTCTGCTCGACCCTGCTCGAAGCACATGTGTGTGGGTCATACGTGTGTTGCGTCATCACTATCCTCGTGTCTTTGATCGACGCTCATCGCGATCATCCCTGTTGATCGATAACGCAGCAGGGGCGTAGCAAaggcctctgctgctgcaacccccccccccccccaccccccagtcCGGTGGGGACACTGAGAGAAACTCTGTATAATGCAGTGGCTTAGAGAAAACTTAATGCACTGCAAATCAAGAAAACACACGCAAATAGAAAAAAGACACGTTAAACCtaagaaaacaacttcatcGATTTGACGCCGCATGCGTTGCAAAAATTCGCAACACGTGCAAATACAGTAACGTGGAAATATTTTAAGGCGACCCAAATaagtgatgaacctggctgGAGTTCAACGCtttgtgaagttccatcaccactgagGAGTAGCAGACTTCAGTAACTTCTCATTATCATAGTTAATCGTAATTGCCCTTCACATAGGCTACAGTGAAAATACACAGAATGTTGATAAAAAATCCCAAATATTGTCTTTTTGTACTTCAAACCTTGTAGGCCTACAACTATGCCGCATTTTAAGTGttactttgaaaatgaaatcaaatacataaaaaaaaaataatagaacGTTTCAAGAAAGCATTATTACCTTGCAATTAAAGTCCCTTGCACGTAGGGGATGCTGCAGTCCCCCCATCCACCAAGGGTACAAGTACACAAATCACATCTTATTTTTtaagtaataaataataataaatgatttacACTTATTAAAACTAAGAATTGAGGTTCATTCTTGACCACAAGTTCTTACTTATGACAGACATCTGCTGTCATATTGTATAGAATTAAAATTATGAACAGCTGTCATAGATGATGTGTTAAATAGAAAACATCAAAAGCAGAAAgttatataacatttttttctatattgACACTAATACAATAGATGGCATTATGAAAAAAGGTTATGGTAGTTGATAGACGATAGGTGGAAATATGTATTAAGTAGAGTGAAAATtgtataaattattataaaagtGTAATGTCTAAACGTTTTTTTAATACCTGTCCTTAAACTACTGAAGATGTTATAGATGAAAACATGTAAAAAGTAATGTGTAAACTGTATcatatgactttacatatctgaaTAAACTACTTTGTGACATCAGTGTGATATAATTAAACAAGGACAAATATAGAACATCTAATAAAGTTTGAAAGTCTTGGGTAATGTaatgcagtgtgtttgtgtgtgtgggggggggctgctggagCTCTGAAGTCGTGGCTCCGGCCCTGTGTGGACACTGTTTCCGTGTGACGAGGCCAGACGCCGCTTTTCCGGGGCAGCCATGACAGCGAAAACAAACGTACACGGACACGGCGATGGGAGTGGTCAGACGACGGGATTGGACAACAGGATGTGAGTTGCGCTGTTTTTTCGGGGTGAGGCAGCGCGTTTCGGGGGACGCATAACTTTTCCTCTGGGTGTTTGTTTGcgcactttttttttctcacgcTGCGGATGGACGGATACTAGCGGAACCCGTGGAGCCGCCTGCGGGGGCTCGGCCGTGCAGTGTTGAAATCAGCGGAAACGCCTGTGCGGTGAGGTGCGGAGCTGGGTTTCTGCACCACCCACGTCTCATGTGCTGTTCACTCGCGGAAAAAGTTGTGGACATGTTTTCCCGGAGCTGCACGGTTTTACGCACACGCTGCGCGACGTCGTAGCCGTTTACGCGTCTCTCCTGCGTGCGCGGACTTCGCAGCAGCTCTTTCCTGCTATTCTCGAATCTAAACCCGCCTGTTCGCCATATTTGTGCGCAGAGAAACTCGAGGGAAAGTTGTCAGAGTTATGACACTCGCTGCGCACGATCCCTCCGCGGGGCTGCACGCAGTCGACTTTGATCGGAACCAAAGTAGCTCCATGGAGCTGGAGCTCCGTGCACCATTGATGAGGTACACACACTGGGCTCATGTCGAGCTccttgtttattctttttttgatAAAACGTCAGTGGCCATCGCCCGAGTGTCTGCACGAGCCCCTTCGTTTCCTGTATTTCTTGTTATGCCAAATGGCAGCTGAACCGCAAGCGCCTCCTTGTTGCCTTTGGCTGCTTAATAACTCCTGTTTATAACTCTCCTTTTGCATGCACATGGATCTTactgtctttatatatatattctttattctccctcttctgcttctgctcaCTTTTACAGATCCACTCTTCACTTTTCTATCTGGGCTATTTGCTTGTGTAGGCCTCGGTTTCCTCTTTGGTGAAAGTAGACTGCAAACTTTGTGCTTGTGCTCAGAGGAAGAAATATAAAAGTGTCtaacccctcctctctctcataaGGTCTGGCAGCctggagaggatgagaagaacGGACAACAAACCTCAGATTTGATTCTGCAAGAAGGACGGTTGCATGTTCCCCACCCTGCACTTTCCTCTGGGATTTATATTTCCTCCAAAATACCTCTGTGTACACaactaaacaaaacatttctcgACTGCAGGCCGAGACAACACACTACAGAGGCGATAACTTCAGATTTGCACACCCAATTAAAGACGGAGAGCGGTGACATTTTCGTTCATTAGAACATTAGTATGAGTCTCCCGCCTCAAGTCAGCACGGACAAGAGTGGCAAGCATCAGGCTGCAGCCATGAAGGAGTCGGTGCAGCATTCAGGGGAGTCTTACTATGGTATGGGACCTCCTATTCTAGAGTCGAGCCACAGTGACTCTGCGAGCAGCTCTGCTGTTTATAACCCTGATAAAGGGCCCCCAAGTTTACCGCACTACCAGCAGGCTGCTCCAGTAAAGTGGATACaccaggactccattcaggccCCCGGCTGGTCTCAGGAAGCCCCCGTGCCAGCCTGGGGGCAGAACTTTGGTCCCTACATGGGTGGGGTGAACATCAGGGGTCAGATGGCGTTCCACAAAGGAGTCCACGAAGGTGTAACTCTGCCAGTGGTTGGAGAGAATCAGGTGCCCGCACCCGCCGAGGCCTATAGAGATGCCAACCAGGCACCAGCTCAGGGGAGGGGGCTCGAGTGGGAGCAGCATGCCGTGGCTGCGATGCAACAGGCGCAGCTGCAAGCATATCAACATGGCCACAAAGGTGCGGAGCTCCAGGGTCAGCCCCACGTGCCGCCTCACGCTTTGCAGGGCTCCATGCTGCAGCCCTTCCAGTCGACATTTCGACCCAGCAAGCAGCAGTTCTCCTCTGGCTATTACTCAGTTTTTCCAGGGAACAAGGCCATGCCGAGCCTGGCCTACGGAGAGCAACAGAAAACTCAACAACAACTGCTTCACCAGATGCAGCAGCAAaaaatgcatcatcatcaccagcagcagcagcagcagcaacaacagcagcagcagcagttgcagcaacagcatcaacttcagatgcagcagcagcaacatctgCAGCAACACCAGCATCACCATATCCAACACCATCAAatgcaacagcaacagcaacaactgCAGCACATGCAGCAGTatcatcagcagcatcagcTTCAGGGGCGACAGCAGCAAATGCAGCAaatgcaacagcagcagcagcagctgcagcaaaaTGTGCCACAGCAAgatgcaacaacacaactgcaggTGCAACCAAAACAGCCACAGACCCAAAACTTTGCAGGCTATCAGTCTCCTGAACCCTGTCCATCTGAAGTTGCATCTAAAACGGAGGAGGTCCGCTCAGTGGAGCCACAGACTCAAACCTGTGACTCATCAGCCGTACCTGATCCGGGTCCCGAAAAGGGCCCCGCAGATCCTGACGAGGCCTCAGACTCGCACCCGGCGGCCCCACGGCGCTCGCGTCGCCTTTCCAGAGAGGGACAGTCCCCACTGGGTCCCCCTTCGACGAACATCTGGCCTCAGGGCTCCAAAGAACCTTCGGCGTCCCAGAACGGTGTGGCGGGcgaaaagagaggaggggagagccAGGTGGCCACAGGAGGCGTCATCCAGATCACCCGCCGGAGGAGGAGGGCGTCGAAGGAGATCAACCTGGAGACTCTTGCACAGACGGCATCGGAAAGGCAAAAAATGGTCAAGGTTAAACAATCACTCAATGACActgcatttccttttttattcatgGTAATCTAAGCAATTGAGCGTTTGCTTCAGTCAGCtgcacaaagaggaagaaccCTGTTTCTATGCAGAACTTCCCCCGTGGTTTACAAAATCCTCTTATTGGGTCTGTTTACTCGATTCCGTGGAACCTCTGCCGTAGCAGGCGGCGACAAATACTGGTGCAACCTGAAAAACTGCTATTATTGAACATCCTGCTTTCTAGATTTTGAGGATTGTCCTTATTTTATCGCTGTGAGGGAGGCGACACCTTTAACCCTGTTCCTCAGGATttatattgtttacattttgagTGGCGCACCCACTGGAGCCGgcgtcttttttcttttttcttcagcaGCTCAGTTAAACGCAGTAAACAAAGATCTAGTACCATTTTCTCAGCGCTCTGTCCTCGGGGAGTTAACCAGGCTCGTTGTAGGCTTTAGTGCAGAGGGCGAACGCTGGATGTACAATCAGAGGAGCTGCATGTCTGCACACCTCCACATTCCTGCAGGCTGTTTCCCAGTCATTCAGCAGAGCCAGGGAGGGGCCAAGCTGTCAACCTGCACAACTGCAACTCCCCAACACACCCCGAACAGGTTTAATATCGCTGCTCACAAACCCTGCACTGTTGTGTTGCGGTTGCGGTTGGCTCTTTTCTGGTGAAGCAGATGAGATTCACATGTCCTCACTCCGGTTCCTCTGGTGACTTTGCCTGGAGAGTGAATCATAAAACTGATTTATATCTCTCTTTGCCAATAATAGATGGTAGGATTGCTGCACATGTGCATTTCAGAGAACAAAGttgaaggaaataaaacaacaaggtTTCGTTTATGTTACAGAAAAGGGTGTGACTTCTGACAGAGTGCTGCAGAATTCAGGCTTTTTGAACTCTGTGAGTGAAAATCAATATTACAATAGAGTGAAGTCTGCTGGAGAATGTGATCATGCACTTTAGAGCTGTAACAATTGATCGGTTGATTAGTTCAACGACAGAAAGTTAATGAGCAACAACTTTGATGAGGGTGAAGATGAACGTTGTAGGTGATGAACCTTCGGTTGTTGAGCCCTCTCGTCCTCTTTTCACATCGCAaccccttttctttttatccCAAAATATCCTGtaatgctctctctccctctctcacatcgccttctttcttcttcctgccTCCACAGGAAGATGGTTCCTCAGGCAAACAGGCCACCATGGTGCCCCTGGTCATCCCCGTGTCTGTGCCGGTGCACAGGAGTCCGATGGATCCTCTGGGCCTCTGGGCTCAGGGCCGACTCGGCCAGGGCGAGCGTCCGACCGCGGCGCTGTCCGACCGCATCCCCTCCGTCATCGTGGCTCGCCGGCGATCGCTCAGGAACTCCATGTCTGAGAGTCTTGGCCAGGTTAGTTCGGTGAGGAGACAAGATCTGCTTTGCTTCGATTGTCACACGCAGTTGGATCATTGTTTGTGATCAGTGGTACCGACTCTATTATCGTAGGGACTCAAGGCTACAAGTGAAGTTATTGAAACGTGGTGGAAGGGttggacatggaccaaggatttaaaactgtttttgaaacttgataaaaaaataaaaaaaacggcACAGACTCATAAAGTGACTCATATCAATGAGTGTATCAAATCTGGTGccgcttgattgaattaaaggcGCCGGTTGGGCCtcggcggaggtatgtgctctacccAGTGACATTCTAGTAGAATTAGAAGGTGTTGAAACCTGAAGCAGCCATGACGGGAGTGGATTAGCTCTGTTATAAAGTGGGTGTGAACGTTCACAATGAAGCCCGATTCAACAGTTTGACATCATTCGATCCGATACCGtcatggaaagaaaaacatccgaGGACAAACGTGATCGTGTgtcttctgctgtgtgtgtggtgcaggtAAAGAGCAGTGACAGCTCAGTGATATCTGCTTCAGTTCTTCAAACCGCTGTTTCTGCAcatcttctttcttttaatCTCTTCCACCAAATCCTAAAGGTGTTCTACTAAGTTCTCATCTGGTGACGTGGTGCACATGATCAGCAACAATACTGTTTATAAGAATATTGGTTGTTATTAAGAGCCAGGAAAACCTTCTCCACTCtgttactcctcctcctccatcctgaaCTGTCAACACGAGGCCGGTTGGGTCCATGGTTTCCAGCCGACTCTGCTATCAACCGGTTAAAGTAACCTGTTCCATCTTCTATCCAGGATGGAGAGAACGATCCAGGGCCGGATGCGGATGGAAAATCCAAATTCAAGCGTCGCCCTCGCCCGGAGCCTCTCATCATCCCTCCTCCCAAACCATCCACCTTCATCGCTCCATCCATCTACTCTAGCATCTCCTCCTACCAGAGCAACCTGCGCTCCCCGGTCCGTATGCCGGACCACCCCCTCATACTGCCCCCCTACACGCCTCCACCCATCCTCTCTCCTGTGCGCGAGGGCTCTGGACTCTACTTCTCCACCTTGATGACCAGCATCGCCGTAAGCAACCAGATCCTGCCTCTGCCGCCAACGCCCAAGACTGCGACGCGCAGCCTGTTGCGCTCCGGTAAGTTGTGGTTGTTGACCCTCTCGTAAAATCCACTAGAGACTTTATCGGATAATGTTTTAaagtttcttttatttgcatttttcagCAAGTTCAGATATTACTCCCCCTGTCCTGCCCATGATCACTGATGTCACACCAGTTAGCCTCGAACCGTGAGTATAACCACCAACATCGAAACAGGCTTCTGAGGTCTTTCAATATTTGTCCCAAAGCTCTTAGCTCTGATCTCCATaactctgcttctttttttaatattattatccaGGCGCATTAACATCGGACAGCAGTACCAGGCAGATATTCCAGATCTGCAGGATCAACTTTCCTCCCAGTTTGACCAGCTGAAGGCCGACTTGGTTTGGGTCCCTGTGGAAAACTCTAACCTGAAACATGGCGACCAGGAGAGCAGTAAGTATCTCATGTCATACTGACTGTTGACTCATTTAAAGAGATACAATGCATCCACCCAGAGGGCAGCACAGGGTCAAGAGATTCTGAGAACACGTTGGCTTTGAATGGGGATCTGATGATGTgccatctgaaaacacaactgagCACAGTGAGCCTTTAAGGTTATGGATTCTTCCCGAGCTGTTTTCTCACTACACGCCTCTTTTCTTTCGTTTCTTTTCTTCCCAGTGGTTGATTTGATGAACATGGCTTGTTCCAGTGTGCTCACAGGGGGAGGAACCAATCAGGAACTGGTTTTACACTGTTTACATGAATGTGGAGGGGATTTTCTTGTAAGTATAGTGACTCAGAGACTCGGTCGACTTGAAGAAATTCAGTTTGCACTGATAACgatcaaaatcaaataaattaaaacaaacaacagcagcaggattCGATCAAAAACATTACATATTGGTGTAAATCCAcatgtctttgttatttttcGCAGTTAGATTTGGTTTTATTGATTCCCTCTCTGATGCTGATTTGCAGGAAACATTGGGACGTTTGATGCTTCAGGACCCTGTTTTTCCCAGAGGCCATACCCTGGCTGGTTATCACTACTCAGGTGAGTTTTAACTCTACAGGAAAATCAAGTCTTTTAAATCTAAACCACTTGTATCTACTCTAACAGATTCCCACATTACCCTcatctcttcctcatcctctcttgttctttatgattttttttaattcctctcTAAATGTTCACTCATTCCTGTAAGAAC
This genomic window from Platichthys flesus chromosome 18, fPlaFle2.1, whole genome shotgun sequence contains:
- the mideasa gene encoding mitotic deacetylase associated SANT domain protein a isoform X3; translation: MSLPPQVSTDKSGKHQAAAMKESVQHSGESYYGMGPPILESSHSDSASSSAVYNPDKGPPSLPHYQQAAPVKWIHQDSIQAPGWSQEAPVPAWGQNFGPYMGGVNIRGQMAFHKGVHEGVTLPVVGENQVPAPAEAYRDANQAPAQGRGLEWEQHAVAAMQQAQLQAYQHGHKGAELQGQPHVPPHALQGSMLQPFQSTFRPSKQQFSSGYYSVFPGNKAMPSLAYGEQQKTQQQLLHQMQQQKMHHHHQQQQQQQQQQQQQLQQQHQLQMQQQQHLQQHQHHHIQHHQMQQQQQQLQHMQQYHQQHQLQGRQQQMQQMQQQQQQLQQNVPQQDATTQLQVQPKQPQTQNFAGYQSPEPCPSEVASKTEEVRSVEPQTQTCDSSAVPDPGPEKGPADPDEASDSHPAAPRRSRRLSREGQSPLGPPSTNIWPQGSKEPSASQNGVAGEKRGGESQVATGGVIQITRRRRRASKEINLETLAQTASERQKMVKEDGSSGKQATMVPLVIPVSVPVHRSPMDPLGLWAQGRLGQGERPTAALSDRIPSVIVARRRSLRNSMSESLGQDGENDPGPDADGKSKFKRRPRPEPLIIPPPKPSTFIAPSIYSSISSYQSNLRSPVRMPDHPLILPPYTPPPILSPVREGSGLYFSTLMTSIAVSNQILPLPPTPKTATRSLLRSASSDITPPVLPMITDVTPVSLEPRINIGQQYQADIPDLQDQLSSQFDQLKADLVWVPVENSNLKHGDQESMVDLMNMACSSVLTGGGTNQELVLHCLHECGGDFLETLGRLMLQDPVFPRGHTLAGYHYSGSDSWTAEEKRYFNKGISAYRKDFFLVQKLVQTKTVAQCVEFYYTYKKQVKIGRNSILTFGPPDSPGEKQAEAVVDVKGSHQSKMALGETGGDDKKDLSYDQITERDHQASVAQSLQAHDYAGTMLVIKEPVAVNKEAHRPAAHPRPRADPAAKKPRAPAKPPQDPDAVFPCKKCGRVFNKVKSRSAHMKSHAEQEKKAAALRLKEEEEQAAAEARARKVAAAAAALTAAAANQEGNGNGVTEQVSSHEESSEGEDDDDEDWR
- the mideasa gene encoding mitotic deacetylase associated SANT domain protein a isoform X1; this encodes MSLPPQVSTDKSGKHQAAAMKESVQHSGESYYGMGPPILESSHSDSASSSAVYNPDKGPPSLPHYQQAAPVKWIHQDSIQAPGWSQEAPVPAWGQNFGPYMGGVNIRGQMAFHKGVHEGVTLPVVGENQVPAPAEAYRDANQAPAQGRGLEWEQHAVAAMQQAQLQAYQHGHKGAELQGQPHVPPHALQGSMLQPFQSTFRPSKQQFSSGYYSVFPGNKAMPSLAYGEQQKTQQQLLHQMQQQKMHHHHQQQQQQQQQQQQQLQQQHQLQMQQQQHLQQHQHHHIQHHQMQQQQQQLQHMQQYHQQHQLQGRQQQMQQMQQQQQQLQQNVPQQDATTQLQVQPKQPQTQNFAGYQSPEPCPSEVASKTEEVRSVEPQTQTCDSSAVPDPGPEKGPADPDEASDSHPAAPRRSRRLSREGQSPLGPPSTNIWPQGSKEPSASQNGVAGEKRGGESQVATGGVIQITRRRRRASKEINLETLAQTASERQKMVKEDGSSGKQATMVPLVIPVSVPVHRSPMDPLGLWAQGRLGQGERPTAALSDRIPSVIVARRRSLRNSMSESLGQVSSDGENDPGPDADGKSKFKRRPRPEPLIIPPPKPSTFIAPSIYSSISSYQSNLRSPVRMPDHPLILPPYTPPPILSPVREGSGLYFSTLMTSIAVSNQILPLPPTPKTATRSLLRSASSDITPPVLPMITDVTPVSLEPRINIGQQYQADIPDLQDQLSSQFDQLKADLVWVPVENSNLKHGDQESMVDLMNMACSSVLTGGGTNQELVLHCLHECGGDFLETLGRLMLQDPVFPRGHTLAGYHYSGSDSWTAEEKRYFNKGISAYRKDFFLVQKLVQTKTVAQCVEFYYTYKKQVKIGRNSILTFGPPDSPGEKQAEAVVDVKGSHQSKMALGETGGDDKKDLSYDQITERDHQASVAQSLQAHDYAGTMLVIKEPVAVNKEAHRPAAHPRPRADPAAKKPRAPAKPPQDPDAVFPCKKCGRVFNKVKSRSAHMKSHAEQEKKAAALRLKEEEEQAAAEARARKVAAAAAALTAAAANQEGNGNGVTEQVSSHEESSEGEDDDDEDWR
- the mideasa gene encoding mitotic deacetylase associated SANT domain protein a isoform X2, translating into MSLPPQVSTDKSGKHQAAAMKESVQHSGESYYGMGPPILESSHSDSASSSAVYNPDKGPPSLPHYQQAAPVKWIHQDSIQAPGWSQEAPVPAWGQNFGPYMGGVNIRGQMAFHKGVHEGVTLPVVGENQVPAPAEAYRDANQAPAQGRGLEWEQHAVAAMQQAQLQAYQHGHKGAELQGQPHVPPHALQGSMLQPFQSTFRPSKQQFSSGYYSVFPGNKAMPSLAYGEQQKTQQQLLHQMQQQKMHHHHQQQQQQQQQQQQQLQQQHQLQMQQQQHLQQHQHHHIQHHQMQQQQQQLQHMQQYHQQHQLQGRQQQMQQMQQQQQQLQQNVPQQDATTQLQVQPKQPQTQNFAGYQSPEPCPSEVASKTEEVRSVEPQTQTCDSSAVPDPGPEKGPADPDEASDSHPAAPRRSRRLSREGQSPLGPPSTNIWPQGSKEPSASQNGVAGEKRGGESQVATGGVIQITRRRRRASKEINLETLAQTASERQKMEDGSSGKQATMVPLVIPVSVPVHRSPMDPLGLWAQGRLGQGERPTAALSDRIPSVIVARRRSLRNSMSESLGQVSSDGENDPGPDADGKSKFKRRPRPEPLIIPPPKPSTFIAPSIYSSISSYQSNLRSPVRMPDHPLILPPYTPPPILSPVREGSGLYFSTLMTSIAVSNQILPLPPTPKTATRSLLRSASSDITPPVLPMITDVTPVSLEPRINIGQQYQADIPDLQDQLSSQFDQLKADLVWVPVENSNLKHGDQESMVDLMNMACSSVLTGGGTNQELVLHCLHECGGDFLETLGRLMLQDPVFPRGHTLAGYHYSGSDSWTAEEKRYFNKGISAYRKDFFLVQKLVQTKTVAQCVEFYYTYKKQVKIGRNSILTFGPPDSPGEKQAEAVVDVKGSHQSKMALGETGGDDKKDLSYDQITERDHQASVAQSLQAHDYAGTMLVIKEPVAVNKEAHRPAAHPRPRADPAAKKPRAPAKPPQDPDAVFPCKKCGRVFNKVKSRSAHMKSHAEQEKKAAALRLKEEEEQAAAEARARKVAAAAAALTAAAANQEGNGNGVTEQVSSHEESSEGEDDDDEDWR